One region of Deinococcus peraridilitoris DSM 19664 genomic DNA includes:
- a CDS encoding ParB/RepB/Spo0J family partition protein, whose protein sequence is MTAPAAQLTTLPQLRLTHPTETTPSDVTLVPWSSLRRSEYNPRKTFDDKTLFELATDIHHKGILQNLVVRPHPTEDGAFEIAAGERRYRAVGLLVDGLELVDENGGESTVLKVGADYLMPVKVQPLTDLQLLEIATTENLQRDQMSPLDEADAFARLYALDMQPDEIATRFGYSLRTVEQRLILAKGLGKDGRKLLSNGTISLAQAQVLSQTSGKLKQHLLNLVRDNPAHYTADQLRKLTTQGRLLVENAMFDVAASGLSVIEDLWGVTPSYFKDSEKALALQAAAIEELAESERASLDWAFVDVLPTEGYITSLPWQQYRHYGPDSMKGLVLCYHTHTGELKRHEGVIREAEAKAAERNAEAERRTKDRAESGPKETPIRDDAHYIGHVSRARALWGQLAQDHKRCLVLTIQAFFEHSHEITLRATHAPKIGDLLPEIDAMVKRWTVERPDLFKSYVPCSMIVEKRGNDLHDALMGLELDQLLELLAFHTHDQLHHWGNVRTRPGRLANHVAQAIEADKRLTCEWQVTAPYLNAHTTAQLSALIATMPEELRPSIAPGSTKKESVARILEKAAALQQAGWVPDLVQFKA, encoded by the coding sequence GCACCCGCAGCACAACTCACCACCCTGCCCCAACTCCGCCTCACCCACCCCACCGAAACCACCCCATCGGACGTAACGCTGGTTCCCTGGTCCAGCCTGCGCCGCAGTGAATACAACCCTCGCAAGACCTTCGACGACAAAACTCTCTTTGAACTCGCCACCGACATTCACCACAAAGGCATCCTGCAAAACCTCGTCGTCCGACCCCACCCCACCGAAGACGGCGCTTTTGAGATCGCCGCAGGTGAGCGCCGTTACCGCGCCGTAGGGCTGCTGGTCGATGGCCTGGAACTCGTGGACGAGAACGGCGGCGAAAGTACCGTCCTGAAAGTCGGCGCGGACTACCTGATGCCCGTGAAAGTGCAGCCCCTGACGGACCTGCAACTGCTGGAGATCGCCACCACCGAGAACCTCCAGCGTGACCAGATGAGTCCACTGGACGAAGCAGACGCCTTTGCGCGTCTGTACGCCCTGGACATGCAGCCCGACGAGATTGCGACGCGCTTCGGGTACAGCCTTCGTACCGTCGAGCAACGCCTGATTCTTGCCAAAGGGCTTGGGAAGGATGGCCGCAAGCTCCTCAGCAACGGCACCATTTCTCTTGCTCAGGCGCAGGTGCTGTCCCAGACCAGCGGCAAACTCAAGCAGCACTTACTCAATCTCGTCCGGGACAATCCGGCCCATTACACCGCCGACCAGCTCCGCAAGCTCACCACTCAGGGAAGACTCTTGGTCGAGAATGCCATGTTCGATGTGGCCGCATCAGGGCTGAGTGTGATTGAAGATCTGTGGGGCGTCACGCCTTCGTACTTCAAGGACAGCGAAAAAGCCCTGGCACTCCAGGCCGCAGCCATCGAGGAACTGGCGGAAAGCGAACGCGCTTCCCTGGACTGGGCTTTTGTAGACGTACTCCCGACAGAGGGCTATATCACCAGCCTGCCGTGGCAGCAGTACCGCCACTATGGACCCGACAGCATGAAGGGCCTGGTGCTCTGCTACCACACCCACACCGGGGAACTCAAACGCCACGAAGGTGTCATCCGTGAAGCAGAAGCGAAGGCGGCAGAGCGGAACGCTGAAGCCGAACGACGCACCAAAGACCGAGCCGAAAGCGGCCCCAAGGAAACACCGATCAGGGATGACGCGCACTACATCGGCCACGTCTCCCGCGCCCGCGCTCTGTGGGGTCAGCTGGCACAGGACCATAAGCGCTGCCTCGTACTGACCATCCAGGCGTTTTTCGAACATAGCCACGAGATCACCCTGCGAGCCACTCACGCGCCGAAAATTGGTGACCTGCTGCCTGAAATCGACGCGATGGTGAAGCGCTGGACTGTGGAACGTCCTGATCTGTTCAAGAGCTACGTGCCGTGCAGCATGATCGTGGAGAAGCGCGGCAATGACCTGCACGACGCCCTGATGGGACTGGAACTCGATCAGCTGCTGGAACTGCTGGCCTTCCACACGCATGACCAGTTGCACCACTGGGGAAACGTCCGCACCCGCCCTGGTCGTCTCGCTAACCATGTCGCTCAGGCCATTGAAGCGGACAAGCGACTGACCTGTGAATGGCAGGTGACTGCGCCTTACCTGAACGCCCATACCACCGCGCAGCTGAGTGCGTTGATCGCCACGATGCCAGAGGAATTGCGTCCCTCTATCGCCCCAGGCAGTACGAAGAAGGAAAGCGTTGCTCGCATCCTTGAGAAAGCTGCTGCCCTTCAGCAAGCCGGGTGGGTGCCTGACCTCGTGCAGTTCAAAGCCTGA
- a CDS encoding bifunctional DNA primase/polymerase — translation MTHAAPTRFQHNRPISHTPHDLLRTAQHYVEAGLSIIPVGVNGNYAKQPHYEALKKTDHCYWDDGRRKWVATWMAFRERLPTQSELHDWFITHGAQGMAMVTGEISGLVALDFDKGAGVKAMHRLGIEPHVRSASGGYHAYVRHPGWPVATTNSNSKQSLPAGVDVRGDGGLVVLPPTVTDVGRYERLSTKKLVNRLAIPEVVELAGQTYRLRELLGLERAPEVTQDEPRVAARAPIFSDPSQEDAERVRVDYLVLVERALSLTGSRGRNDAGFWLACQLRDNGFALSEALEVGPYWLSLLPMTNTKGEREAYVLAHFEASVRSAFRRVPVGRGSTPWVKGFGR, via the coding sequence ATGACACATGCAGCCCCCACCCGCTTCCAGCACAATAGACCCATCAGTCACACGCCACACGACCTCCTGCGAACCGCCCAGCACTACGTCGAAGCTGGCCTGAGCATCATCCCCGTAGGCGTGAACGGCAACTACGCCAAGCAGCCACACTACGAGGCCCTCAAGAAAACCGATCACTGCTACTGGGATGACGGCCGCCGCAAATGGGTGGCCACCTGGATGGCCTTCCGCGAACGACTGCCCACCCAAAGCGAACTGCACGACTGGTTCATCACCCATGGAGCACAGGGCATGGCGATGGTCACCGGGGAGATCTCCGGACTCGTTGCGCTGGACTTCGACAAAGGAGCCGGGGTGAAGGCGATGCACCGCCTGGGCATCGAGCCACACGTTCGCAGCGCAAGCGGTGGGTATCACGCCTACGTCCGGCATCCCGGCTGGCCGGTAGCCACCACCAACAGCAACAGCAAGCAGAGCCTGCCTGCAGGCGTGGACGTGCGGGGCGACGGTGGCCTGGTCGTGCTGCCGCCCACCGTGACAGACGTGGGCCGGTACGAGCGGCTCTCCACCAAGAAGCTGGTGAACCGGCTGGCCATTCCAGAGGTTGTGGAGCTGGCCGGGCAGACGTACCGCCTGCGTGAGCTGCTGGGCCTGGAGCGCGCGCCGGAGGTAACGCAGGATGAACCTCGTGTGGCTGCGCGTGCCCCGATCTTCAGTGATCCCAGCCAGGAGGATGCGGAGCGCGTGCGGGTGGATTACCTGGTGCTGGTCGAGCGTGCCTTGAGCCTGACCGGGAGCCGTGGCCGGAATGACGCGGGTTTCTGGCTGGCCTGTCAGTTGCGGGATAACGGTTTTGCGCTGAGTGAAGCGCTGGAGGTCGGTCCGTACTGGCTGTCGTTGCTGCCTATGACGAATACCAAGGGGGAGCGGGAGGCGTATGTGCTGGCGCATTTCGAGGCTTCGGTGCGGAGTGCTTTTCGGCGGGTTCCGGTGGGGCGGGGTTCGACGCCGTGGGTGAAGGGCTTTGGGCGCTGA
- a CDS encoding DnaJ domain-containing protein, which produces MHYFQNAQNADQLKTEYRQLCKTYHPDKGGTTEQMQAINAAYEKLMAQFLSGKSVDEYGKGKFYKSREEEAEVEARVQEAIQKVAHLDGIELEIIGAWVWASGDTKTHKDALKEAGYWWMHKRGMWAFKGKASSGRGELTLEEMRERHGSERVHTRTRSLYA; this is translated from the coding sequence ATGCACTACTTCCAGAACGCCCAGAACGCCGACCAGCTCAAAACCGAATATCGTCAGCTCTGCAAGACCTACCACCCCGACAAAGGCGGCACCACCGAACAGATGCAGGCGATCAATGCCGCTTACGAAAAGCTCATGGCGCAATTCCTGAGCGGCAAAAGCGTCGATGAATACGGCAAAGGCAAGTTCTACAAGAGCCGCGAGGAAGAAGCCGAAGTAGAAGCCCGCGTACAGGAAGCCATCCAGAAAGTCGCGCACCTGGACGGTATTGAGCTGGAAATCATCGGCGCATGGGTCTGGGCCAGCGGCGACACCAAAACCCACAAGGACGCGCTCAAAGAAGCCGGGTACTGGTGGATGCACAAGCGGGGCATGTGGGCCTTCAAAGGCAAGGCCAGCAGCGGGCGCGGTGAGCTGACGCTTGAAGAAATGCGCGAGCGTCACGGGTCCGAGCGAGTCCATACCCGCACCCGTTCCCTGTACGCCTGA
- a CDS encoding SEFIR domain-containing protein produces the protein MTTPTQPKIFISYSWTSEEHAERVRDLADRLLASGIDVLLDQYDLKEGQDKYHFMERSVSDKTVTKVVMICDQRYAERADERAGGVGHESTIISPQVYNQSTDKESKFVPVIFQNDDQGNPLSTPHLELSAVLEREKVA, from the coding sequence ATGACAACCCCCACCCAGCCAAAAATTTTCATCTCCTACAGCTGGACCTCTGAAGAACACGCAGAACGCGTGCGTGACCTGGCCGATCGACTTCTCGCCAGCGGCATCGACGTACTCCTTGACCAATACGACCTCAAGGAAGGCCAAGACAAATACCACTTTATGGAACGCTCCGTTTCCGACAAGACCGTCACCAAGGTCGTGATGATATGCGACCAGCGATACGCGGAACGGGCTGATGAACGCGCAGGTGGAGTCGGCCACGAAAGCACCATCATCTCCCCCCAGGTGTACAACCAGTCCACCGATAAAGAAAGCAAATTCGTCCCCGTCATCTTCCAGAACGATGACCAAGGGAACCCCCTCAGTACCCCACATCTTGAGCTGAGTGCTGTATTGGAGCGGGAAAAGGTTGCATGA
- a CDS encoding IS4 family transposase — MSLQEAALTDPTKLGEVFKHHLPFLRRDTLQRLADVVTALIQARSTKHARLALHLPGHASSSVKLRRVERCLHDPQLDQDVFLKLLLPLLPDDKLVMTMDRTNWEYGEADLNVLVLGVVLEGFTLPLVWTALPHGGSSDTRTRERLVARLLKVLPAKQWRVLVADREFVGREWFAFLRRRGVKRCLRIRGDSRVDDLRLDEGWAYVEPGQVVGLLEKANIYGQVMQLVVTRTPEGELLALATDLKIDETRGVYHLRWSVESTFSAQKSRGFDLEASAMTKPARLERLVGVVTLAMAWCLRIGTWCHEQRPIKRKKHGRRAVSLVKYGLERLAAALRWGTSDRTILLSLVMQPFPAPIQHSAQDVGY, encoded by the coding sequence GTGTCGCTCCAAGAAGCCGCTCTGACTGATCCTACCAAGCTCGGCGAGGTGTTCAAACACCATTTGCCCTTTCTGCGCCGAGACACCCTGCAACGCCTCGCCGACGTCGTCACCGCTCTGATCCAAGCGCGTTCGACCAAGCACGCTCGGCTCGCACTTCATCTGCCCGGACACGCCAGCAGTTCAGTCAAGCTGCGCCGCGTCGAGCGCTGCCTACACGACCCTCAGCTCGATCAGGACGTTTTTTTGAAGCTGCTCTTGCCGCTCCTCCCTGATGACAAGCTCGTCATGACGATGGACCGTACGAACTGGGAGTACGGCGAAGCCGACTTGAACGTCCTTGTGCTCGGCGTGGTGCTTGAAGGCTTCACATTACCGCTGGTGTGGACGGCCCTGCCCCATGGGGGCAGCAGCGACACCAGGACACGCGAGCGTCTGGTCGCTCGACTGCTGAAGGTGCTGCCTGCGAAGCAATGGCGCGTTCTGGTCGCTGATCGAGAGTTCGTGGGGCGGGAGTGGTTTGCCTTTCTCAGGCGTCGGGGTGTGAAACGCTGTTTGCGCATTCGAGGCGACAGCCGCGTGGATGATTTGCGGCTCGATGAGGGATGGGCGTACGTCGAGCCGGGACAGGTGGTCGGCCTGCTGGAGAAAGCCAATATCTACGGTCAGGTCATGCAACTGGTGGTGACGCGCACGCCCGAGGGTGAACTGCTCGCCCTGGCCACCGACCTGAAAATCGACGAGACCAGAGGCGTGTACCACTTGAGGTGGTCGGTAGAAAGCACCTTCAGCGCGCAGAAATCGAGGGGGTTCGACCTTGAGGCGAGTGCGATGACCAAACCCGCTCGGTTGGAGCGGCTGGTCGGCGTAGTGACGCTGGCGATGGCTTGGTGCTTGCGGATCGGTACATGGTGCCACGAGCAGCGGCCCATCAAGCGCAAAAAGCACGGACGCCGGGCGGTGAGTCTCGTCAAGTACGGCTTGGAACGCCTTGCTGCCGCTTTGCGCTGGGGAACGAGTGATCGAACCATCCTCCTGAGCCTCGTCATGCAACCTTTTCCCGCTCCAATACAGCACTCAGCTCAAGATGTGGGGTACTGA
- a CDS encoding HD domain-containing protein has product MKRLDGQIDFLLACDTLKTVLRTTLLHNASRPENTAEHSWHLALAALTLAEYAPAGTNIGHVVELLIVHDLSTPQLGVGNVQKGDLIAA; this is encoded by the coding sequence ATGAAACGCCTGGATGGACAAATCGATTTCTTGCTGGCCTGCGACACGTTGAAAACGGTTTTGCGCACAACCTTGCTTCATAACGCCAGTCGACCAGAAAATACCGCAGAGCATTCCTGGCATCTCGCTCTGGCGGCCCTGACACTCGCCGAGTACGCTCCAGCCGGAACGAACATCGGGCACGTTGTGGAGCTTCTGATTGTTCACGACCTCAGTACCCCACAACTCGGAGTGGGTAACGTCCAGAAGGGCGATTTGATCGCGGCATAA
- a CDS encoding IS4 family transposase, with product MIRRIERFFQQHPLCPLDVARFVLQALPDGKRIFILDRTNWKLGMQDVNLLVLAVRWRGVAIPLLWETLDHGGSSNQSIRAELLRQALELLKPHQIRLLIADREFIGADWLAFLTGHRVPFCLRIRADTNVDGLPACEWLPDLKAHERGVIAHEVEVMGTFVNVAVAVSAEGERVVVIGTLRAERLLDCYAARWAVESLFASMKSRGFRLESSHMTRAAHVSRLIGLLTLALVWCALLGAGEARRVLVHGRAAVGMLAAGWSRLIRAFTRAVWGEAATLLELVDQLFSPAGT from the coding sequence GTGATCCGGCGGATTGAACGGTTCTTCCAGCAGCACCCGCTGTGCCCACTCGATGTTGCCCGCTTCGTCCTCCAAGCCCTCCCGGACGGCAAGCGCATCTTCATTCTCGACCGAACGAACTGGAAACTTGGGATGCAGGACGTCAACCTGCTGGTGCTCGCCGTTCGCTGGCGCGGCGTCGCGATCCCACTCTTGTGGGAGACGCTCGACCATGGTGGAAGCAGCAACCAGAGCATCCGCGCGGAGTTGCTCAGGCAGGCACTCGAACTCCTGAAACCCCACCAGATTCGCTTGTTGATCGCTGACCGTGAATTCATCGGTGCAGACTGGTTGGCGTTCCTGACCGGGCACCGCGTGCCGTTCTGCTTGCGCATCCGAGCAGATACCAACGTCGATGGTTTGCCGGCGTGCGAGTGGTTGCCTGACCTGAAGGCGCACGAGCGCGGGGTGATTGCGCACGAGGTGGAGGTGATGGGTACCTTCGTGAACGTCGCCGTGGCCGTGAGCGCTGAGGGTGAGCGGGTGGTGGTGATCGGGACGTTACGAGCCGAGCGGCTGCTGGACTGCTATGCCGCAAGGTGGGCAGTGGAGTCACTTTTTGCTTCGATGAAGTCCAGGGGTTTCCGGCTGGAATCGTCGCACATGACGCGGGCGGCGCACGTGTCACGGCTGATCGGGTTGCTGACGTTGGCATTGGTGTGGTGTGCGTTGCTGGGCGCCGGGGAGGCACGGCGGGTGCTGGTCCATGGCCGCGCGGCGGTGGGGATGCTGGCAGCTGGCTGGTCGAGGTTGATACGGGCGTTCACGCGGGCCGTGTGGGGCGAGGCTGCCACGCTCCTGGAGCTGGTGGACCAGCTTTTCTCACCGGCTGGCACTTGA